In Planctomycetia bacterium, the following are encoded in one genomic region:
- a CDS encoding Uma2 family endonuclease — MTTTNALLTAEEFAQLGSDQGPMELVRGQIMMMNVPNFRHGVVCVNIAFELRDYLRKNPIGRVSGNDSGVVTHRDPDSVRGADVAYYSYARLPKDEVPLGYPTQPPELVFEVKSPSETWKDLLAKSSEYLQAGVSIACVADPEHETVTIYFENRQVVTLEADAVFTLPDLLPNFAVPIARFFHAQ; from the coding sequence ATGACCACGACCAACGCCTTACTTACCGCCGAAGAATTCGCGCAGCTCGGCTCCGACCAAGGCCCGATGGAGTTGGTGCGAGGACAGATCATGATGATGAACGTACCGAACTTCCGCCACGGGGTCGTCTGCGTCAACATCGCGTTCGAGTTGCGCGACTATCTTCGCAAGAACCCCATCGGCCGGGTCAGCGGAAATGATTCCGGTGTCGTGACGCATCGCGATCCCGACTCCGTACGCGGAGCCGATGTAGCCTATTACAGTTACGCGCGACTTCCGAAAGACGAGGTCCCTCTAGGTTACCCCACGCAACCGCCGGAACTGGTATTCGAAGTCAAGTCGCCAAGCGAAACTTGGAAAGACTTGCTCGCGAAATCGTCCGAGTATCTGCAGGCCGGCGTGTCGATCGCCTGTGTCGCCGATCCGGAACACGAAACCGTGACGATCTATTTCGAGAACCGGCAGGTCGTGACACTCGAAGCCGATGCCGTCTTCACGCTCCCGGACTTGCTGCCGAACTTCGCCGTGCCGATCGCGCGCTTCTTCCACGCCCAATAA
- a CDS encoding FdhF/YdeP family oxidoreductase → MKKLTSGGGWQAIRYTFRKAYESSGWKIWKFWTAMRSKNACKTCALGMGGQSGGMVNEIGHFPEVCKKSLQAMASDMQGAIKPEFWSTYAVPQLQAFTPRELEYCGRIVQPVVLEKGAQYYKPISWDDALTRIGDKLRATKPDESFWYFSGRSSTEAGFLLQLFARVYGTNNVNNCSFYCHQASGVGLTNVLGSSVGTIQLHDLDSADCVFVIGGNPASNHPRLMTTLKNLSRRKGEIIVINPVVETGMVNFKVPSDPISMLFGTKIATLYVQPDIGGDLALITGISKRILEMDAIDRPYLEAYCEGWPAYEERLKTLTWDEIIRKSGTSKADIDAIAERYAAAKNVVFSWTMGITHHVYGVKNVEAIANLALMRGMVGRPGAGLMPIRGHSNVQGIGSVGVTPKLKDAIFQRLETHFNVSLPTTPGLDTMGCMEAADAGRMRVGFCLGGNLFGSNPDATYAQKSLSGVDQLVYMNTTLNTGHAFGLADRETIILPVLARDEEPQATTQESMFSYVRMSDGGPRRHEGPRSEIEIIAHLAQRVLGTEATGPIDWRGMESARRIRETIAAVVPGFDKMAEIDKTKQEFQIDGRTFYTPRFPTSSGKAKMLVHDLPDLPGCDAEGVSDGRLRMMTVRSEGQFNTVVYEDYDLYRGIERRDIIALHPDDVARLGLTDGGRCHIANETGEMRNVVVTAFDKIKAGNALMYYPEANVLVPRSSDPSSKTPAFKSVLITVVPAAALKRDERFVPMAALMANGRTAGDGAVHSKQNAC, encoded by the coding sequence ATGAAAAAACTTACGTCCGGCGGCGGCTGGCAGGCCATTCGCTATACCTTTCGCAAGGCCTACGAATCGAGCGGGTGGAAGATCTGGAAGTTCTGGACCGCGATGCGCTCCAAGAATGCCTGCAAGACCTGCGCGCTCGGAATGGGAGGCCAGTCGGGCGGGATGGTCAACGAGATCGGCCACTTTCCCGAAGTCTGCAAGAAGTCGCTCCAGGCGATGGCCTCCGACATGCAAGGAGCCATCAAGCCGGAGTTTTGGAGCACCTACGCGGTGCCGCAGTTGCAAGCCTTCACGCCGCGCGAGCTCGAATACTGCGGCCGGATCGTGCAGCCGGTCGTGCTCGAAAAAGGTGCGCAGTATTACAAGCCGATCTCTTGGGACGACGCGCTGACGCGCATCGGCGACAAGCTGCGCGCCACGAAGCCGGATGAATCGTTTTGGTATTTCAGCGGGCGCAGCTCCACCGAAGCAGGCTTCCTGCTGCAACTCTTCGCCCGCGTCTACGGCACGAACAACGTCAACAACTGTAGCTTCTATTGCCACCAAGCCAGCGGCGTCGGGCTCACGAACGTGCTCGGGTCGAGCGTCGGCACGATTCAGCTTCACGATCTCGACTCGGCCGATTGCGTGTTCGTGATCGGCGGCAATCCGGCCAGCAACCACCCGCGCTTGATGACCACGCTGAAGAACCTGAGCCGGCGCAAAGGGGAAATCATCGTCATCAATCCGGTCGTCGAGACCGGCATGGTCAATTTCAAAGTGCCGAGCGATCCGATCAGCATGCTCTTCGGCACGAAGATCGCCACGCTCTACGTGCAGCCCGACATCGGCGGCGACCTCGCGCTCATCACCGGCATCTCGAAGCGCATCCTCGAAATGGACGCCATCGACCGACCGTATCTCGAGGCCTATTGCGAAGGCTGGCCCGCATACGAAGAGCGGCTGAAGACTTTGACTTGGGACGAGATCATTCGCAAGTCGGGCACATCGAAAGCCGACATCGACGCCATCGCCGAGCGCTATGCCGCGGCGAAGAACGTCGTCTTCTCTTGGACGATGGGGATCACGCATCATGTGTACGGCGTCAAAAACGTCGAAGCGATCGCGAACCTGGCGCTGATGCGCGGCATGGTCGGTCGGCCGGGCGCAGGGCTGATGCCGATTCGCGGACACTCGAACGTGCAAGGGATCGGCTCCGTCGGCGTTACTCCGAAACTCAAAGACGCGATCTTCCAACGCTTGGAAACGCACTTCAACGTCAGCCTGCCGACGACCCCCGGGCTCGACACGATGGGCTGCATGGAAGCTGCCGATGCGGGACGGATGCGCGTCGGCTTTTGTCTCGGCGGCAATTTGTTCGGGTCGAACCCGGATGCCACTTATGCGCAGAAGTCGCTTAGCGGCGTCGATCAGCTCGTCTACATGAACACCACGCTCAACACCGGCCACGCCTTCGGGCTGGCCGACCGAGAGACGATCATCTTGCCGGTGCTTGCGCGTGACGAAGAGCCGCAAGCAACGACGCAAGAGTCGATGTTCAGCTACGTGCGCATGAGCGACGGCGGCCCGCGCCGCCACGAAGGCCCGCGCAGCGAGATCGAGATCATCGCGCACCTCGCGCAGCGCGTGCTCGGCACCGAAGCGACCGGCCCCATCGACTGGCGCGGCATGGAGAGCGCGCGGCGCATTCGCGAGACCATCGCCGCGGTCGTGCCGGGCTTCGACAAGATGGCCGAGATCGATAAGACGAAGCAAGAGTTTCAGATCGATGGGCGAACGTTCTACACACCCCGCTTCCCCACGTCGTCGGGCAAGGCGAAGATGCTCGTGCATGACCTGCCCGACCTGCCGGGCTGCGATGCCGAAGGGGTGAGCGATGGCCGGCTGCGGATGATGACGGTGCGCAGCGAAGGACAATTCAACACGGTCGTCTACGAAGACTACGACCTCTATCGCGGCATCGAGCGGCGCGACATCATCGCGCTGCATCCCGACGACGTTGCACGGCTCGGCCTTACCGACGGCGGACGTTGCCACATCGCGAACGAAACCGGCGAGATGCGCAACGTCGTCGTCACGGCGTTCGACAAGATCAAGGCCGGCAACGCGCTGATGTATTATCCGGAGGCGAACGTCTTGGTGCCGCGCTCGAGCGATCCTTCGTCGAAGACGCCGGCTTTCAAGAGCGTGCTCATCACCGTAGTCCCGGCAGCGGCGTTGAAGCGCGACGAGCGATTCGTGCCGATGGCGGCTCTAATGGCGAATGGCCGCACGGCCGGCGACGGCGCGGTACACAGCAAGCAGAACGCTTGCTGA
- a CDS encoding Uma2 family endonuclease gives MATTNALLTAEEFAQLGSDQGPMELVRGQIMMMNVPGARHGYVCFNIAFELGDYLRKNPIGRVFCNDAGFVTHRDPDSVRGPDVSFYSFSRLPKGEVPKGYPAQPPELVFEVKSPSDTWKELHTKNGEYIQAGVAIVCIVDPEDEIVTIYSSDRSDVRLEGDAVFALPDLLPNFAVPIQRFFHAS, from the coding sequence ATGGCCACGACCAACGCCCTACTCACCGCCGAAGAATTCGCGCAGCTCGGCTCCGACCAAGGTCCGATGGAGTTGGTGCGAGGACAGATCATGATGATGAACGTACCTGGTGCTCGCCACGGTTATGTCTGTTTCAACATTGCGTTTGAACTGGGCGACTATCTGCGCAAAAATCCTATCGGTCGCGTCTTTTGCAACGATGCCGGCTTCGTCACTCATCGCGACCCAGATTCGGTTCGCGGTCCCGACGTGTCGTTCTACAGTTTCTCTCGCCTTCCGAAAGGTGAGGTGCCGAAAGGATATCCTGCACAACCGCCGGAGTTAGTGTTTGAAGTCAAGTCGCCGAGCGATACGTGGAAAGAACTTCACACGAAAAACGGTGAGTATATTCAGGCAGGTGTCGCAATTGTGTGCATCGTCGATCCAGAGGACGAAATCGTGACGATTTATTCCTCCGACCGCAGCGATGTCAGGCTCGAAGGCGACGCCGTCTTCGCGCTCCCGGACTTGCTGCCGAACTTCGCCGTGCCGATTCAACGTTTCTTTCATGCCTCGTAA
- a CDS encoding transposase: MQRRVHSTYARHTAQVSFGLVAGGIGCLVGGLIAKSFGLHDLVTVMNVAFAVFAIALAIRWFSAGETTTCPKCGSALTADKVRTRRLGLTFRCRPCNILWLTQPEPGALEQTEDDPADEAEDHDPDADGYNGEELVDNHDPFAPAAHDEAERKE; the protein is encoded by the coding sequence ATGCAGCGCCGCGTTCATTCGACTTATGCTCGGCACACCGCTCAAGTCTCGTTCGGGCTCGTCGCCGGCGGAATCGGCTGTTTGGTCGGCGGCCTCATCGCCAAGTCGTTCGGGCTGCACGATCTTGTGACGGTGATGAACGTCGCCTTCGCGGTCTTCGCCATCGCGCTGGCGATCCGCTGGTTCAGCGCCGGCGAAACCACGACCTGTCCCAAGTGCGGTTCCGCGCTGACGGCCGACAAGGTCCGGACGCGCCGGCTCGGGCTCACGTTTCGCTGCCGCCCCTGCAATATCCTCTGGCTCACGCAACCGGAGCCGGGAGCGCTGGAGCAAACCGAGGACGACCCTGCCGACGAAGCCGAAGACCACGATCCCGACGCCGACGGCTACAACGGGGAAGAACTGGTCGACAACCACGACCCCTTCGCCCCAGCCGCGCACGACGAAGCGGAGCGGAAGGAATAG
- a CDS encoding PSD1 and planctomycete cytochrome C domain-containing protein: MSFGRQFVVSALALLFALPATPSAIGAEAKPAATATIAANKPASQPAAVSVAIPAIPATSPAVAPDYDKQIHPFLVAHCIKCHGAAKEESGLRLDSVAAMLKGGYAGPAVVAGQGKTSRLVSAMLGKDDLSVMPPEGPKMKADDVAMITRWIDAGARGSQLAAIASQPNATAKPNDHWAYKPIRVGELPKNANAAWARNPLDRFVLAKLEAAGFAPSPEADRATLIRRLSLDLIGLLPTPAEVEAFVYDNAPDAYEKLVERLLASPHYGERWGRHWLDAARYADSNGYTIDSGRSIWKYRDYVINALNADLPFDKFTIEQIAGDMLPGATQQQLIATGFHRNTLVNEEGGTDKEQFRVEAVIDRVSTVGTVWLGLTVACARCHDHKYDAISQREFYRMFALLNSCEEPMLSFPTEHQAKEEPALLAEIAQVTKRLGDVEASSPGRQRDWEKTLRTQIEKLRTEGDLPEVVGVLDDVSKALTIAEEKRTEVQKTLLADKWRKFDPERRPLDVQLAELNAKHKQLKAKITTTLIVREMAKPRECYIHIRGDFLRKGTNVEPGTLAVLPPLSSEKPQATRLDMARWLVDPKNPLTPRVTVNRIWQQYFGVGLVGTENDFGTQGDRPTHPELLDWLADRFVRGDGSQTGAWSQKGVHRLIVTSATYRQSSAMRPELLERDPYNKLLARQSRIRLEAETIRDAALSASGLLTREVGGPGVYPPQPEGIYAFTQNKKFWPATTGTDRYRRGMYTYFWRSSPYPFLMTFDAPDANAACTRRVRSNTPLQALTLANDPAFVEMAAGTANRILREAPASSDADRIAYAFRVCFAREPKPIEVERLHRYLIAERSAPPVVVVSAAASASKTAAPANPQANVAAVATTVASASAAAKEKPPVDLAAWSAVARVLLNLDEFITRE; the protein is encoded by the coding sequence ATGTCTTTCGGCCGCCAGTTCGTCGTGTCGGCGCTTGCGCTCTTGTTCGCCCTGCCGGCGACCCCATCGGCAATTGGCGCCGAGGCGAAGCCCGCCGCTACGGCAACCATTGCAGCCAACAAACCGGCGTCTCAACCGGCAGCCGTGTCGGTTGCGATCCCTGCGATTCCTGCGACGTCGCCGGCCGTGGCTCCCGACTACGACAAGCAGATCCATCCGTTCTTGGTTGCCCACTGCATCAAGTGCCACGGTGCGGCGAAAGAAGAGTCGGGCCTTCGGCTCGATTCCGTCGCGGCGATGCTCAAGGGAGGCTATGCCGGCCCAGCCGTCGTGGCGGGCCAAGGGAAGACGAGTCGGCTGGTGTCGGCCATGCTTGGGAAAGACGATCTCTCCGTCATGCCGCCGGAAGGGCCGAAGATGAAGGCCGACGACGTGGCGATGATCACCCGCTGGATCGATGCCGGCGCGCGGGGCTCACAACTTGCCGCTATCGCCTCGCAACCGAATGCGACCGCGAAGCCCAACGACCATTGGGCCTACAAGCCGATCCGCGTCGGGGAGCTTCCTAAGAATGCGAACGCCGCTTGGGCTCGCAACCCGCTCGATCGCTTCGTGCTCGCGAAGCTCGAAGCGGCCGGCTTCGCTCCTTCGCCCGAGGCCGATCGCGCGACGTTGATTCGCCGGCTGAGCCTCGACCTGATCGGCTTGTTGCCGACGCCGGCCGAAGTCGAAGCGTTTGTCTACGACAACGCGCCGGATGCTTACGAGAAATTGGTCGAGCGCTTGCTCGCTTCGCCCCACTACGGCGAACGCTGGGGACGCCACTGGCTCGATGCGGCCCGCTATGCCGACTCGAACGGCTACACGATCGACAGCGGCCGCTCGATTTGGAAGTATCGCGACTACGTGATCAACGCTTTGAACGCCGACTTGCCGTTCGACAAGTTCACCATCGAACAAATCGCCGGCGACATGCTCCCCGGCGCCACGCAACAGCAGCTCATCGCCACCGGCTTCCATCGCAACACGCTCGTCAACGAAGAAGGTGGGACCGACAAGGAACAGTTCCGCGTCGAAGCGGTCATCGATCGCGTAAGCACCGTCGGCACCGTATGGCTCGGGCTCACGGTCGCCTGTGCCCGTTGTCACGACCACAAGTACGACGCGATTTCGCAGCGCGAGTTCTATCGGATGTTCGCGCTGCTCAACAGTTGCGAAGAGCCGATGCTTTCGTTTCCCACGGAGCATCAAGCGAAGGAAGAGCCGGCGCTGTTGGCCGAGATCGCGCAGGTGACGAAGCGTTTGGGGGATGTTGAAGCCAGTTCGCCGGGACGTCAGCGCGATTGGGAAAAGACGCTTCGGACCCAGATCGAGAAGTTGCGAACCGAAGGAGATCTGCCGGAAGTGGTCGGCGTCCTCGACGACGTCTCCAAGGCGCTGACGATTGCCGAAGAGAAACGCACCGAAGTGCAGAAGACGCTGCTGGCCGACAAGTGGCGGAAGTTCGATCCGGAACGCCGGCCGCTCGATGTGCAGCTGGCCGAGCTCAACGCCAAACATAAACAACTCAAGGCCAAGATCACGACGACGTTGATCGTGCGCGAGATGGCGAAGCCGCGCGAATGCTATATCCATATCCGCGGCGACTTCCTTCGCAAGGGAACCAACGTGGAGCCCGGCACGCTCGCGGTGTTGCCTCCGCTCTCGAGCGAGAAGCCGCAAGCGACCCGGCTCGACATGGCCCGTTGGCTCGTCGACCCGAAGAACCCGTTGACGCCGCGCGTGACCGTGAACCGGATCTGGCAGCAATACTTCGGCGTCGGGCTCGTCGGCACGGAGAACGACTTCGGCACGCAAGGCGATCGCCCGACGCACCCGGAGTTGCTCGATTGGTTGGCCGATCGCTTCGTGCGCGGCGACGGCTCGCAGACGGGCGCTTGGTCGCAAAAGGGCGTGCATCGGTTGATCGTCACCTCGGCGACGTATCGACAATCGTCGGCGATGCGGCCGGAGTTGCTCGAGCGCGATCCTTATAACAAGCTCCTCGCTCGGCAATCGCGGATTCGACTGGAAGCGGAAACGATTCGCGACGCCGCTCTTTCCGCGAGCGGGCTACTGACGCGCGAAGTCGGCGGACCGGGAGTTTATCCGCCGCAGCCCGAGGGAATCTATGCGTTCACGCAGAACAAGAAATTCTGGCCCGCTACGACCGGGACCGACCGTTATCGTCGCGGGATGTATACCTACTTCTGGCGTTCGAGCCCTTATCCGTTTCTGATGACGTTCGATGCTCCCGATGCGAACGCCGCCTGCACGCGCCGTGTGCGCTCGAACACTCCGCTGCAAGCATTGACGCTCGCCAACGATCCGGCCTTCGTCGAGATGGCCGCGGGAACGGCGAACCGCATTCTGCGCGAGGCCCCTGCTTCGAGCGATGCCGATCGTATCGCGTATGCGTTCCGAGTGTGCTTCGCGCGCGAGCCGAAGCCGATCGAGGTCGAGCGGCTGCACCGGTATTTGATCGCGGAGCGGAGCGCGCCGCCGGTGGTTGTGGTTTCTGCGGCGGCTTCTGCTAGTAAAACGGCTGCGCCCGCGAACCCGCAAGCGAACGTGGCGGCTGTTGCGACGACGGTTGCATCGGCTAGCGCGGCAGCAAAAGAGAAGCCTCCGGTTGATCTTGCCGCTTGGTCGGCCGTGGCGCGTGTGTTGCTCAATCTCGACGAATTCATTACCCGCGAATAG